Within Topomyia yanbarensis strain Yona2022 chromosome 2, ASM3024719v1, whole genome shotgun sequence, the genomic segment tcatCATTTGTCTTCTGCTGCAAGGGTCTAGCATAAAAAGAGTTACTAAGTTTCGCTCAGCTCTACCAATAAGTCTCACGGCAAAGGAAAACCATGACCACcgatttaaataaattaaattagatTATCTTCAAAACAACAGCTCATgttcaaaagaagaaaaaatactttCGAAAAATCTTTTCAATGTTGTCACCTatttttcgttaaaatattCATTCAGTTCGAATGATTGAGTGAATCATAGGTTTACTTTTAAAACAACTTATCTtcaaaagaacagctcatgttcaaaagaaggaaaaataccttaacggccaatttcttcactgaatgaaaaccggttttcgctgaaaaccagttttttgGGTTGCTGGTGGCTAATGAGTCGAATACCCGTTTTCAACGAAAATCGGTTTtgatccaagtgaagaaattgacCGTAACAGTTAGTACAGTGATGAATTCgacagaaattttaaaaatcgtttcAACGTAGTTACTTTTCGTTAAAATATACATTACCCGCACTGCACATTTTCGGCCTTTGGCCTTTTGTGTTCAGGCCTTTTGTTCTCCTCCCGTTAAAATATCTGACGAATTTTTTGTACCGTGTGGCATGTTGTTTCGTCGATAGTATTACACGGTTTCGTAGTTTGTGCGATGTTTAGCATACCTGTCTCAAACGGTTTCTCAGCTACATTAGAAACGACTAGGCCGACACATGTgagcaaacaaacaactcgcttctaACTATGTTAGAAACGAGCAATATGTACCAGATATACTTCTGTGCTACATAATgctctatgggattccctatctacatgggactgacttgcgattacaGGCAGTACATATAATGTTCATAATCGCAAGTCGGTCCCATGTTCTGTGGATTTCCccatctacatgggactgacttggcCAAATGGAATTGTTACGCGTATTTCGGTAGCACGGCTAGCAGGAGCAGCCACAAAAATACCCTGAATTGCGGTCGTGGTGGCAAAGTTTTACCTAACAAGAATCAAAAAATGCATATAAAAAGGAAGATTTGTCTGCAAGGGGTTTTAAAATGATTTATAATTTcaatataattattttattcaattgacaATAGATTCTAATGTTGCCTGATAAACTCTTGAAAAACGCCTCTTTCATATTTATCAATTTAGTCATTAGAGCTATTTTAGGATCACGAGTATATTAATGTGCatcagataaaaatattttccatgTGCCCACCTATCGAAATCTATCAACACGATGTATTATAAATAGAATATATCTCATGTTATTTTGTGTTATATCGGTAGTTTGTTTGAGCAAACACTAAACTAATCACAAGCTGACACGAACTTGAAAATTTGTTCAATGTCTCATTTGAATATACATATGATCTTAtaaataatttctattttcaAGTATTTAGCTTTGCTGCACTATCAACTATTGTGGATTTCATGTTGCCGAGAACAGTGAGaataaatatcgaaaaaatcagTTACAAAGTAACGTTTTGTTGCAAACCATGCATGTTCAATATTCTGTCTGATAAGTTATGTCTGTGCAATTTATTGCTGCTTTCGAAGGATTTCTGTTATTAGAACATACCCTAAAAAGAAAACGCTCGGATTACATATAATAATGGAAATCATTAATTCAAACTTTATAAAAAACAGCTTTTGATTACTTTCAACCAATCGAACATAGAACCCAAGCACTGtgcataaaaaaaataacaataaaaataattaaccgaTTTTTTCGATTACCATAAAATGATGTCCAAGCTAAAATAAGTAATTTCTCGTCCATCGCATCTAGAAATAATAAAGGAAATTTGCAAAGATTTTCGTTGAACACGTGGCTATCATATCCAGTATATTTTTCGGCGAGTTTTAACGTAGTACGTATCTCTGCATGAAATGTGACTTGAGTTTAAAGGAGCTACTCGTTGTAAAGCATAGATGTAATAAATAGCGCAACAAAAAATCACGATGACACATTAACAGTTAATTCTAAACTTGATCCTTATGAGAAATCCATTCTGTGTAGAATAACAAAACTAAATATGAGAATATTGGCATGCGACTGATTAACGCCTATTGCACCTACTCTGCGGAAGATTGTGTGATTAAACACTAATCGTACTATTAGATAATAATAAATACATGTAATGAAAATATCATGACGACGGATACGGTCGAGTAATACTGAACGTTGGTCATATCAGTCAATGACTATACTCCTCTCCCACGATCAGCATCCAATTAGATCTGCATCTGTTTCGTTCAAAGATTTTTATGACAACTAGGCAAGTTTTGTGTCAACCGAGTCTACATTAAAACGATATTTGATTATATCATATTGCTAATATGCTAAGGCTTTAGTCTATCATATATGGACGAAAAGAATCATTACACTTCGAGTCCGTCGTCAGATCTTTTACCCGATTTGACCAACAATTTTTCGGCATCGAGCTTAGGTGTTTCGGTACGCGTGTGCCACACCAGCACATCGGTGCACTTGTTGGCCAAAGGTTGCATCTCGTGGACAATAGTGAGATGTCGCAGCAATTCACTTTCCTGATAGCCACGTTCGACTTCGTAGCTAAATTGTGCTTGAGGATTATCCAGGATCAGATCCGAACTAATTGCAAATCCTGCCATATCGAACGGAAACGGTCGTTCCGGTCGCCATGCGCTATTGAATCCCAAGACGATTCCATCTCGGTTCAGCACCGGTTTTTCGACCATCAGCCCTCCGACCAGTCCAACTGGCCAAACGCCAACCTGAAATGTAATCATTGCATAACTTTACTACGAAGCGCAATTCTTCTGGTGCTTACTTTGTTTCGTtcaattttggacatttcagaGAACAAATCGGTACTGTACGTGTTATCGTCATCCATAAAGTAGATAATTGAATGTATTTCCCGCCCACCATTTTCAGCGAGATGTGCTCTTATCCATTCCAAAGCTTTATTGCGCTGTTCAACACCTCGAGGCTTTAACCAATTTGGATCTTTTCCCTGAAGTTTCATATTGGTTGGTGTTTTAGCAAACAACTGAACGCTTCTTTCTTGGATACCGCTTCTGCTTAGTAGATTCGAGACAAGTTCAGATCTATGATCGGCATCCTCAACCAGCACCCAAAACACGTTCGGTACCAGTCGGATCACATGAGATAAtctgaaagaaaaaaatccaattcgTTTAATATCGCATCAATTGTCATTCATCGTCGTATACTGCCCCTAATATATGCATGTATTATTACCTTCAAGGCCATTCTTTGCTATTATGTTTTGGTAAACTTGAGAAACGTCCAAGGGACAAAACTCATCTGACTCATaatcacacacacatacatgtaTATACCTACCTGGTTAGTTCTGCCTTTTGCACCGTTCTGGCATACGTTGGCGTTATGGCGTAAATCGTTGGTCCCTTCAGATTGGGTACGAAAGCATCCCGTTTGTCCGCCGACTCGGAATCTTTCTGGTCATCTGCAGCGCAATCTCGGTTAGAGCTTAAACTATAGATTAGCAGGAAGCCTAATATCACTAGCACTGTGTAAAAGTGCTTGGTTTTAATACGAATATCTTGATTCATTGCGCCGAAGAATTTTGGATTACTTATACATAAAATTTGTAGTTATATCACTAAAAACTATTAGAGCTGCAACAAATTATCTACGTGGACGGTCGAATACTTTCAAGTGAAGATATTTCTCACATTATTCTGGCAGTACTCAAtagattatcttcagcttagtACGTCTGATTTCGGTGGCTCGGTTGGCTTAAACTGCACACGatagcaaattttatgtttACATTTCGTTAATTGAAAATCACCGCTTGTTTTCTACATTCTCAATGGTTGAATGAATGAGCAGGGCTATCAGTTTCTTTTCAGGGTGTATCCGAAAGATCTTCAAAATGTCACTTGTAGAACACCTCACCCAACACCCTTATTTTTTGGTTTAATTTGCACAGCcacccacactacttttacagtaaacggcaagttacggcggatagcctagaacaacgattcaatagcctaccgatcgccagcatctagtttaaccTGCCTGTCCGCCATTTTGTTTACTGGGCAATAGTTCTCCccaaagaaaattaaaagctacCTCACTGTATATAGACAAAACTAAATAATATTATTTCAAAGTTCGAATCCTGAATGCCCGGCAAATTATTAGCATTATTAGTACAGATAAAGAATAATTGCTACAATCGTTATAGTAATGtttagttagttaaaaaaaatctgtggcgCTGCGAGAAAAATCTAATATAATGGCAACTATGTTCAGTACACGCCGACTGTCACGTACTAGTAGGTACAAATGCCATTACAAGCAAAGACACAAACCATTTTATACCACATTTGATTTGGTGGGCACAACCTCATTCAACACGTGCCGACGATGAGTGACAGTGTGGCGTCTTTCGCGATTTCTGTGGAACACGATATTTCACTTGACGTTATGTCCCAAAAACGCAGGATCTCACATGCTTGAATATCTAACACATTTTTCCCAGGAAGATTTGAAGAGTTCAACCTCTTATTCGCCGTTCTAGAATTCCTGAATGCCCACATACACATCCTCAAAATTGTTCATTGATTCACAATTGAACCTATTACTTTTGCGGCATTGGAATGGAGAGATAACTGCACCAACGAGccgaaaatgtttgtttttttattgttatcagTCTTTTAAGTGCTGTCGCACGCGACAGTTGATATCAGTGTTTTGGATAGGTGCTATTTTACCTTGAAGAATATCTAAGAAATGAAGTTTACCGTAATCACAGGTACGTTGAAGACGTATTTAATTTGTCAATCGAATATCTTCGAGCAAGTCTCACAGTTCACATGTATCCACTTTGATTTCGAATAACATGTTATTAATCTCCCATTCGGTCGTTCATATTTTCTGTAGATATAGTTGATTGCAAAAACTAAGCTATGGTGTTGTTGGTGTTTACGGTACTCCATTCATGCACGCAGATAGGGAGACAACTGTGTTTACATTTACTTTCATGCGTAGTTTATCTTTTGGTTTTTTACTAATAAGTCGTTAAAATCAAATTGCGGTACGAATACTTTATCGAGTTTTCGAACATgttagaaaaatataaaaataagcaTATCCGCCAGAAGAACCTCTACTCATCTGTTCAATTATCGGTTGCGTGACATAGAATTGTCGTTTGTATTATCGCCGGCTTATTAGTACCTAAGATGCAAATCATTCACTGAGctctagggttgccacctctggtaAGGCTTTCACCTGAAGATTCATGATgacatgaaattcatatattgtttgctactaacgaatgatcggcacctggtaaatcacaaggaagctatgcggatgtccaaaacctttgctttggtcagaaaattacggtgggatatgttttctatggcatgcatccaaattcccgatttacgctaataatcacatagatgcactgattatccactgtgtctagtgtaattatggcgtaatttacgtcaaaaatccattgcacactattttttcaccgtaagagctcaaatataactttcgagaaatccgtttgtttatctcaatgatttctctgacgtcaccgaaaactcaattcgcggaatagcaagcctccTTTCTGTGGGCCGTGCATGTGTATACGATCAAATCAGACagaaatttgaaccaaattaaTTACTTGACCTCTAAGAGCATactcaggagtg encodes:
- the LOC131683569 gene encoding galactosylgalactosylxylosylprotein 3-beta-glucuronosyltransferase I, whose product is MNQDIRIKTKHFYTVLVILGFLLIYSLSSNRDCAADDQKDSESADKRDAFVPNLKGPTIYAITPTYARTVQKAELTRLSHVIRLVPNVFWVLVEDADHRSELVSNLLSRSGIQERSVQLFAKTPTNMKLQGKDPNWLKPRGVEQRNKALEWIRAHLAENGGREIHSIIYFMDDDNTYSTDLFSEMSKIERNKVGVWPVGLVGGLMVEKPVLNRDGIVLGFNSAWRPERPFPFDMAGFAISSDLILDNPQAQFSYEVERGYQESELLRHLTIVHEMQPLANKCTDVLVWHTRTETPKLDAEKLLVKSGKRSDDGLEV